Proteins encoded within one genomic window of Trichomycterus rosablanca isolate fTriRos1 chromosome 7, fTriRos1.hap1, whole genome shotgun sequence:
- the mc3r gene encoding melanocortin receptor 3 has translation MNGSYNDVLLLQFSSQINHTESGCENASSMLWISNSTSAPPPAGALCQQVQIKAEVFLTLGIVSLLENILVISAVVKNKNLHSPMYFFLCSLAAADMLVSVSNSLETMVIALLRSNLLELSDYFVRLMDNIFDSMICISLVASICNLLTIAIDRYVTIFYALRYHSIVTARRALSAIGVIWLVCIICGIVFIVYSESKMVIICLITMFFTMLALMATLYVHMFLLARLHIKRIAVLPAVAGDPVPRQRSCPKGAVTISILLGVFVCCWAPFFLHLILLVACPRHPLCLCYMSHFTTYLVLIMCNSVIDPIIYAFRSLEMRKTFREILCCFGGGCPVPACETVQDLETGGSIERQQKREKENETE, from the coding sequence ATGAACGGATCTTACAATGATGTGCTCCTGCTGCAATTCAGCTCTCAGATTAATCACACAGAATCAGGCTGTGAAAATGCCAGCTCCATGTTGTGGATATCTAACAGCACATCTGCTCCTCCTCCAGCAGGAGCACTGTGCCAGCAGGTTCAGATCAAGGCTGAAGTTTTTCTTACACTTGGTATTGTCAGCCTGCTGGAAAACATTCTGGTCATTTCAGCGGTTGTGAAGAACAAGAACCTGCATTCGCCAATGTACTTTTTTCTCTGCAGCCTGGCTGCGGCGGACATGCTCGTCAGCGTTTCTAATTCCTTGGAGACGATGGTAATTGCACTTCTGAGGAGCAACCTTCTTGAACTGAGCGACTATTTTGTTCGCTTGATGGACAACATCTTTGATTCTATGATCTGTATTTCACTGGTGGCATCCATCTGCAACCTCCTGACTATTGCCATTGACCGTTATGTCACTATTTTTTATGCACTGCGCTACCATAGTATTGTTACAGCCCGGCGGGCATTAAGTGCCATTGGAGTTATTTGGCTTGTCTGCATCATCTGtggcattgtttttattgtgtacTCGGAAAGCAAGATGGTCATTATCTGTCTAATCACGATGTTCTTTACAATGCTGGCATTAATGGCTACACTCTATGTGCACATGTTTCTGCTTGCTAGGCTCCACATTAAGCGAATCGCAGTGTTACCCGCTGTTGCCGGTGACCCAGTGCCTCGGCAACGCAGCTGCCCGAAGGGAGCAGTGACTATCAGCATCTTGTTGGGGGTTTTTGTGTGCTGCTGGGCACCCTTCTTTCTTCACCTTATTCTTTTGGTAGCTTGTCCACGCCACCCTCTCTGCCTTTGCTACATGTCACACTTCACCACTTACCTGGTGCTCATCATGTGTAACTCGGTCATCGATCCGATCATCTATGCCTTCCGCAGCCTAGAGATGAGAAAGACTTTTAGGGAGATTCTCTGCTGTTTCGGGGGAGGATGCCCGGTTCCAGCTTGTGAGACAGTGCAAGATTTGGAGACTGGAGGATCGATAGAGAGACAACAAAAACGGGAAAAGGAAAATGAGACTGAGTGA